A stretch of the Clostridium botulinum genome encodes the following:
- a CDS encoding GH36-type glycosyl hydrolase domain-containing protein, which yields MLYIIIGLLFIILAIVLSMKIKTCSRNSEENILEDIPSVNISKEELEKHASDIANYPVTKYTNCRRKLIKSLDISYKKIIQGYEYIDKTIKEKKEVTPASEWLLDNLYLIEKEYKHIKYNMPKSYYKNLPVIKKGIMKGYPRIYHIAVEIVSHINTKIDENIIEGFIKAYQDNTILTSGELWALPIMLRIALIQNISKITDGLVYYSKERIKADNISDRIISAIHQNNSEEKIKKIIKEEIKFSTQFTERLLKILRDNGVDNEEVNKWISDKLEIKETNSEAIVNSEHIKQASQQFAMGNSIDSIREIEALNWRELFEKISFVEKYLREDPLDIYSKMDFKSRDYYRHKIEKLSKSLSKSEIFIAKKAIECAKEATEVGEKDYKKHVGYYIVDKGVKRLKQRIYGSDKVPNSFKDNLKENSVACYIGTIIVCTLIVIGIFLGLSYINDGQRKLWRYIIATIALLVPCSEIVISILNWTITNTITPNFIPKIEFKEDIGEDNKTIVVIPTIINNVKRAKQLVENMEVYFLANSDKNIYFAILSDFKDSDKEKEEQDEKILNVSLKAVEELNKKYSKNGEDIFYFFSRYRQFNEKEGKWLGWERKRGKLIEFNHLIRGNKNTSYDVISSDITELSKAKYIITLDADTELPRDSAKKLIGAMSHILNEPHINKDRKRVIRGYGIMQPRIGIDTLSSNKTMFSRIFSGESGIDTYTTAVSDVYQDIFGEGIFTGKGIYNIDVFNYMLQNEIPENTVLSHDLLEGSYVRSGLVTDIELIDGYPAYFNSSSKRLHRWVRGDWQLVPWFKKKNSINTLSKWKMFDNLRRSLLAPSIIVLTALSFNILPDGTDKWIVASILALITPLIFDITESVASPIRGISLSGKINNKKVIIEQIFLILCFLPFNAYLMIDAILRTLYRLAISKKNLLEWQTAADAEKNAGKKLNDYIKLMWPGSLISIIMLLLAFKESQDAGMFMIPVTFLWFISPAIACYISAEKKHKFCEINEENKEMLRRISRETWAYFDDFVNNENNWLPPDNYQEEPYKGVAHRTSPTNIAMGLTSNLAAYDLGYIDMSESVDRIFKIINSMESLESYKGHLYNWYDTITKEPLRPKYISTVDSGNLVGYLWVVEQTLKEYLKCPYLNINVKKGIEDTLNLANEEVYEKLGINDFYIDDINNIKSCKFNAEVWIKFLKNITNKFIIIEGSKNESELYWNSKLKQDIRRYLYHIEIIYQVSEEIDTDILNIFTEVPLKNLSEALDNISEKKKIGNLTINKLVEDAKANINKLINKIKILIDKCNNMVENTDFKMLYDYKRGLFAIGYDVEKDTLGKCYYDLLASEARQASFVAIAKGDIDTRHWFRLGRSMALIGVNKGLVSWSGTMFEYLMPLLVMKPYPNTILSETYRSIVTGQKKYGKLNNIPWGISESAYRAFDVSMNYQYKAFGIPGIGLKRGLKDELVISPYSTVMALQVDLNSSINNIVRLIKDGVEGRYGLYEAVDYTKDRLPKDVRSAIVKCFMVHHEGMSLMALDNVLNNNIFRERFHSSPKVKSAEVLLQEKVPNRIIYEREQKFQPTENKQDKLNIISRRFITSKTTIPKIQLMSNGNYSMMITNSGSGYGKREDMTIYRWKKDVTLDASGMFFYVKDIKNDYYWSTTYEPCKKENDSYEVIFSQYKAEFKKKEEDILAYTEITVSNEDDAEIRRITLTNNGNEPKVLEITSYCEVTLAPFDADIVHPAFSNLFIRTEFLQELECVIANRRPRAKGQRKPHAMQCITIDGEALGVAQYETSRVNFIGRDRNLVNPIAMEHDMQLKNSEGAVLDPIISIRKRIKIEPGKSCRIAFTTAVTDSREDCVELAKKYREFTNVDRAFDLAYNQNIVDMRYLGLKSPQANLYEEIASKILFISDSYKKREEYIKNVSRGQQSLWKYGISGDIPILLVIIREESHIDLVRQALNAYEYITRNGLKVDLVILNLQDTTYTQPLQDAIRNLILSSSARDKENVSGGVFLNNKSTFEEEDINLLMAISSIVLDGEKGLLSKQIDEEVIDANQQQDINIEKKEYSYEPYDFKVGELEYYNDIGGFDLENDEYVIILNEGKTTPAPWINVIANENFGFIVSESGSPYTWYKNSRENKITTWSNDWVSDPPSEVIYLRDEENGDIWSITPEPIRDNSKYVIRHGFGYSKFEHQAFGIAGEVTMFVPMNENVKICRIKLNNTSNIDRKLSLTYYAQLVLGVVPQKTNRHIATYLNENKKYIYGRNPYSDVFGSLNAYLKIIGGNDESFTGNRTDFIGRGESLEDPLALKKVKLSNNVGAGMDPCLAESVKVSINKGEEKTLLVILGEDESIEDIENIIDKYENIDNAENELQNSKSYWQKLLHTIKVNTPDETMDLMLNGWLLYQTISCRIWARSAFYQSGGAFGFRDQLQDVMAAGYVDSNFMREHILYSATRQFTEGDVQHWWHPVVDSGIRTRFSDDLLWLPYVTVDYIKRTGDYSILDEEVGYLEDRPLEKGEDERYTISQKSDKIGTIYEHCINAIERGLHFGPHNIPLMGSGDWNDGMSEVGNKGTGESVWLGWFLYSILDGFKEISEVKNDKDRVKRYKEIQQYLKENLNKNAWDGNWYRRAYFDDGTPLGSVENDECKIDSLAQSWAVISGAGDKEKIKTAMESLEKYLVKQDTGMVLLLTPPFESSKLEPGYIKGYVPGVRENGGQYTHASTWVVLAMAMLGEGDKAWRIFNMLNPINHTKSYFECERYKVEPYVITADIYGREPYVGRGGWSWYTGAAGWMYRVAIEGILGLKFKGNRGFVIEPNIPNDWNGFEIEYNRDKCKYIIKVISGEEAKVLVDGNEQKENIIPLLKDGVHNVEVVIKRK from the coding sequence ATCAAAATAATTCAGAAGAAAAAATAAAAAAAATAATTAAAGAAGAAATAAAATTTAGCACACAGTTTACTGAAAGATTATTAAAAATATTAAGAGATAATGGCGTAGATAATGAAGAAGTAAACAAATGGATATCAGATAAATTGGAAATTAAAGAAACTAATTCAGAAGCTATAGTAAATTCAGAACATATAAAGCAAGCATCTCAACAATTTGCTATGGGCAATTCAATAGATTCTATTAGAGAGATAGAAGCATTAAATTGGAGAGAACTTTTTGAAAAAATAAGTTTTGTTGAAAAATATTTGAGAGAAGATCCACTAGATATATATTCTAAAATGGATTTTAAGTCTAGAGATTATTATAGACACAAGATAGAAAAATTATCCAAAAGTTTAAGCAAATCAGAAATATTTATAGCTAAAAAGGCAATAGAATGTGCTAAAGAGGCTACTGAAGTAGGAGAAAAAGATTATAAAAAACATGTTGGATATTACATTGTAGATAAAGGAGTAAAAAGATTAAAACAAAGAATATATGGAAGTGACAAGGTACCTAATTCTTTTAAAGATAATTTAAAAGAAAATTCTGTTGCATGCTACATAGGAACTATAATAGTTTGTACTCTGATAGTTATCGGAATATTTTTAGGATTAAGTTATATAAACGATGGTCAAAGAAAGTTGTGGAGATATATTATAGCTACAATAGCACTTTTAGTACCGTGTAGTGAAATTGTAATTTCTATTCTAAATTGGACTATAACTAATACAATTACTCCTAACTTCATACCTAAAATAGAGTTTAAAGAAGATATAGGAGAAGATAATAAAACAATAGTAGTTATTCCAACTATCATTAATAATGTAAAAAGGGCAAAACAATTAGTTGAAAATATGGAAGTGTATTTTTTAGCTAATTCTGATAAAAATATATATTTTGCCATTTTGAGTGACTTTAAAGACAGTGATAAAGAAAAAGAAGAACAAGATGAGAAAATATTAAATGTATCATTAAAAGCTGTTGAGGAGTTGAATAAGAAGTACTCAAAAAATGGTGAAGATATATTTTATTTCTTTAGTAGATATAGACAATTTAATGAAAAAGAAGGTAAGTGGCTAGGATGGGAAAGAAAAAGAGGGAAACTTATAGAGTTTAATCATTTAATTAGAGGAAATAAAAATACAAGTTATGATGTTATAAGCTCAGATATAACAGAATTAAGTAAAGCAAAATATATTATAACTTTAGATGCGGATACAGAACTTCCAAGAGATAGTGCAAAAAAATTGATTGGAGCTATGAGTCATATTTTAAATGAACCACATATTAATAAAGATAGAAAAAGAGTTATACGTGGATATGGAATAATGCAACCAAGAATTGGTATTGATACTCTAAGTAGCAATAAAACTATGTTTTCTAGAATATTTTCTGGAGAGTCAGGAATAGATACATATACAACTGCAGTTTCAGATGTATATCAAGATATTTTTGGGGAAGGAATTTTTACTGGAAAAGGAATTTACAATATAGATGTTTTTAACTATATGTTACAAAATGAAATCCCAGAAAATACAGTATTAAGCCATGATTTGCTTGAGGGTTCTTATGTAAGATCAGGACTAGTTACAGATATTGAACTTATTGATGGATATCCAGCTTATTTTAACTCGAGCAGTAAAAGGCTTCATAGATGGGTAAGAGGTGACTGGCAACTAGTTCCTTGGTTCAAAAAGAAAAATTCAATAAATACATTATCAAAGTGGAAGATGTTTGATAATTTAAGAAGAAGCTTACTAGCACCATCAATAATTGTTTTAACTGCTTTATCATTTAATATACTTCCTGATGGAACGGATAAATGGATAGTAGCATCAATTTTAGCTTTAATAACACCACTAATTTTTGATATTACAGAAAGTGTGGCGTCCCCAATAAGAGGAATTAGTTTATCGGGAAAAATAAATAATAAAAAAGTAATTATAGAACAGATATTTTTAATTTTATGTTTTTTACCATTTAATGCATATTTGATGATTGATGCTATTTTAAGAACATTATATAGATTAGCTATTAGTAAAAAAAATTTATTAGAATGGCAAACAGCTGCTGATGCTGAAAAAAATGCTGGTAAAAAATTAAATGATTATATTAAATTAATGTGGCCAGGAAGTTTAATTTCAATAATAATGCTTCTTTTGGCTTTCAAAGAATCACAAGATGCTGGAATGTTTATGATTCCTGTAACTTTTTTATGGTTTATAAGTCCAGCAATAGCTTGCTATATAAGTGCAGAAAAAAAGCATAAATTTTGTGAAATTAATGAAGAAAATAAAGAAATGTTAAGAAGAATTTCAAGGGAGACATGGGCTTATTTTGATGATTTCGTAAATAATGAAAATAATTGGTTGCCACCGGATAATTATCAAGAAGAACCATACAAGGGAGTAGCTCATAGAACATCGCCTACAAATATTGCTATGGGATTAACATCTAATTTAGCAGCATATGATTTAGGTTATATTGATATGAGTGAAAGTGTAGATAGAATATTTAAAATTATAAATAGCATGGAAAGCTTAGAAAGTTATAAAGGTCATTTATATAACTGGTATGATACTATAACAAAAGAACCTCTAAGGCCTAAATATATATCTACTGTAGATAGTGGTAACTTAGTAGGATATTTGTGGGTTGTTGAACAAACATTAAAGGAATATTTAAAGTGTCCTTATTTAAACATAAATGTAAAAAAAGGTATAGAGGATACTTTAAATTTGGCAAATGAAGAAGTATACGAAAAGCTTGGAATTAATGATTTTTATATAGACGATATAAATAATATAAAAAGTTGTAAATTTAATGCAGAGGTTTGGATTAAGTTTTTAAAAAACATAACAAATAAATTTATAATTATAGAAGGAAGCAAAAATGAGAGCGAATTATATTGGAATAGTAAGCTTAAACAAGATATAAGAAGATATTTATATCATATAGAAATAATTTATCAAGTATCAGAGGAAATCGATACTGATATTCTTAATATTTTTACAGAAGTTCCTTTGAAAAATTTATCAGAAGCATTAGATAATATAAGTGAAAAAAAGAAAATTGGTAATCTCACAATAAATAAGTTAGTGGAAGATGCGAAAGCCAATATAAATAAATTAATAAATAAAATAAAAATATTAATAGATAAGTGTAATAACATGGTTGAAAATACAGATTTTAAGATGTTATATGATTATAAAAGAGGACTTTTTGCTATTGGATATGATGTCGAAAAAGATACTTTGGGAAAGTGTTATTATGACTTATTAGCATCAGAGGCTAGGCAGGCAAGTTTTGTTGCAATAGCTAAAGGAGATATAGATACTAGACATTGGTTTAGATTAGGAAGATCAATGGCACTTATAGGGGTAAATAAAGGATTGGTTTCTTGGAGTGGAACGATGTTCGAATATTTAATGCCATTATTAGTAATGAAACCTTATCCTAATACAATTTTAAGTGAAACATATAGGTCTATTGTTACGGGTCAAAAAAAATATGGAAAGTTGAATAATATTCCTTGGGGAATATCTGAATCGGCTTATAGAGCTTTTGATGTAAGTATGAATTATCAATACAAAGCATTTGGTATACCTGGTATTGGACTTAAAAGAGGACTTAAAGATGAACTTGTAATTTCACCATATTCAACGGTTATGGCATTACAGGTAGATTTAAATTCATCTATAAATAATATTGTTAGATTAATTAAAGATGGAGTAGAAGGAAGATATGGTCTTTATGAAGCCGTAGACTATACCAAAGATAGATTACCTAAAGATGTAAGAAGTGCTATTGTAAAATGCTTTATGGTTCATCATGAAGGCATGAGTTTAATGGCTTTAGATAATGTATTAAACAATAACATATTTAGAGAAAGATTTCATAGTAGTCCTAAAGTTAAATCAGCGGAAGTTTTATTACAAGAAAAAGTACCAAATAGAATTATTTATGAGAGAGAACAAAAATTTCAACCGACTGAAAATAAACAAGATAAGCTTAATATTATTTCTAGAAGATTTATTACATCAAAAACAACTATTCCTAAAATACAGTTAATGTCTAATGGAAATTATTCAATGATGATTACCAATAGTGGTAGTGGATATGGAAAAAGAGAAGACATGACTATATATAGATGGAAGAAAGATGTTACACTTGATGCTAGTGGTATGTTCTTTTATGTAAAAGATATTAAAAATGATTATTATTGGAGTACAACATATGAACCATGCAAAAAAGAAAATGATTCATATGAGGTTATTTTTTCACAATATAAGGCTGAATTTAAAAAGAAGGAAGAAGACATATTAGCTTATACAGAAATCACTGTTTCTAATGAAGATGATGCTGAAATAAGAAGAATCACTTTAACCAATAATGGAAATGAGCCTAAGGTATTAGAAATAACATCTTATTGTGAAGTTACATTAGCGCCATTTGATGCAGATATAGTTCATCCTGCATTTAGTAATTTATTTATAAGAACTGAATTTTTACAAGAGTTAGAGTGTGTAATAGCAAATAGAAGACCACGGGCAAAAGGACAAAGAAAACCTCATGCTATGCAATGTATTACTATTGATGGAGAAGCATTAGGTGTAGCTCAATATGAAACTAGTAGGGTGAATTTTATTGGAAGAGATAGAAATTTAGTTAATCCAATTGCCATGGAACACGATATGCAATTAAAAAATAGTGAGGGAGCAGTATTAGACCCTATAATAAGTATAAGAAAAAGAATAAAGATAGAACCAGGAAAATCTTGTAGAATTGCATTTACTACAGCTGTAACTGATTCTAGAGAAGATTGTGTAGAATTAGCTAAAAAATATAGAGAATTTACTAATGTTGATAGAGCATTTGATTTAGCATATAATCAAAACATTGTAGATATGAGATATTTAGGATTAAAATCACCTCAAGCTAATCTTTATGAGGAGATTGCTTCAAAAATATTATTTATAAGTGATTCCTATAAAAAGAGAGAAGAATATATAAAAAATGTTAGTAGAGGGCAACAATCATTATGGAAGTACGGAATATCGGGAGATATACCTATTTTACTTGTTATAATAAGAGAGGAAAGTCATATTGATTTAGTTCGTCAAGCATTAAATGCATATGAATATATAACAAGAAATGGATTAAAGGTTGATCTTGTTATATTAAATTTACAGGATACAACTTATACTCAACCACTACAAGATGCTATTCGTAATTTGATATTATCAAGTTCTGCAAGAGATAAGGAAAATGTATCAGGTGGAGTATTTTTGAATAATAAATCTACCTTCGAAGAAGAAGATATAAATTTATTGATGGCTATTTCAAGTATTGTATTAGATGGAGAAAAAGGATTATTATCTAAGCAAATTGATGAAGAAGTAATTGACGCTAATCAACAACAGGATATTAATATTGAAAAAAAAGAATACTCATATGAGCCATATGATTTTAAAGTTGGTGAGTTGGAATATTATAATGATATAGGTGGATTCGATTTAGAAAATGATGAATATGTTATCATTTTGAATGAAGGTAAAACAACACCAGCTCCATGGATAAACGTTATTGCAAATGAAAATTTCGGATTTATAGTATCAGAAAGTGGATCACCTTATACTTGGTATAAAAATAGTAGAGAAAATAAAATTACTACATGGTCAAATGATTGGGTAAGTGATCCACCATCAGAAGTTATTTATTTAAGAGATGAAGAAAATGGAGATATATGGAGTATCACACCTGAACCTATTAGAGATAATAGCAAATATGTAATACGTCATGGATTTGGATATTCAAAATTTGAGCATCAAGCATTTGGAATAGCAGGGGAAGTTACAATGTTTGTGCCTATGAATGAGAATGTTAAAATATGCAGAATTAAATTAAATAATACATCAAATATAGATAGAAAACTTTCATTAACATATTATGCTCAATTAGTATTGGGGGTTGTTCCTCAAAAGACTAATAGGCATATAGCTACTTATTTAAATGAAAATAAGAAATATATATATGGAAGAAATCCTTATAGTGATGTATTTGGAAGCTTAAATGCTTATTTGAAAATTATAGGTGGTAATGATGAAAGTTTTACTGGAAATAGAACAGATTTTATAGGAAGAGGAGAATCACTAGAAGATCCTTTAGCATTAAAGAAAGTAAAACTTTCAAATAATGTAGGTGCTGGAATGGACCCTTGTCTTGCAGAAAGTGTTAAGGTGTCTATAAATAAAGGAGAAGAAAAAACATTACTTGTAATTTTAGGAGAAGATGAAAGTATTGAAGATATAGAAAACATAATAGATAAATATGAGAATATTGATAATGCGGAAAATGAATTACAAAATAGTAAGAGTTATTGGCAAAAATTACTTCATACTATTAAAGTAAATACTCCAGATGAAACTATGGATTTAATGTTAAATGGATGGTTATTGTATCAAACAATATCTTGTAGAATTTGGGCAAGAAGTGCATTTTATCAATCTGGAGGAGCATTTGGATTTAGAGATCAACTTCAAGATGTAATGGCTGCTGGATATGTAGATTCTAATTTTATGAGAGAGCATATTTTATATAGTGCTACAAGACAATTTACAGAAGGAGATGTGCAACATTGGTGGCATCCAGTAGTTGATAGTGGTATAAGAACAAGATTTTCAGATGACCTTTTATGGCTTCCATATGTAACTGTAGATTATATTAAAAGAACAGGCGATTATAGTATACTAGACGAAGAAGTAGGATATCTAGAAGATAGGCCACTAGAGAAAGGTGAAGATGAAAGATATACCATATCTCAAAAATCTGACAAAATAGGAACCATATATGAGCATTGCATTAATGCCATTGAAAGAGGTTTACACTTTGGCCCTCATAACATACCTTTAATGGGATCAGGAGATTGGAATGATGGGATGAGCGAGGTTGGAAATAAAGGAACTGGAGAAAGTGTATGGCTTGGTTGGTTCTTATATAGTATACTGGATGGTTTTAAAGAGATTAGTGAAGTTAAAAATGATAAGGATAGAGTTAAGAGATATAAAGAAATACAACAGTATTTAAAAGAAAATTTAAATAAAAATGCATGGGATGGAAATTGGTATAGAAGAGCTTACTTTGATGATGGAACTCCATTAGGATCTGTAGAAAATGATGAGTGTAAAATTGATTCGTTAGCTCAATCCTGGGCAGTTATATCTGGTGCAGGAGATAAAGAAAAAATAAAAACTGCTATGGAGTCTTTAGAGAAGTATCTAGTAAAACAAGATACAGGAATGGTTCTTTTATTAACGCCACCTTTTGAAAGTAGTAAGTTAGAGCCAGGTTATATTAAAGGTTATGTACCAGGAGTAAGAGAAAATGGAGGTCAATATACTCATGCTTCTACTTGGGTTGTTCTTGCTATGGCTATGCTTGGAGAAGGTGATAAAGCATGGAGAATTTTTAACATGTTAAATCCTATTAATCATACTAAATCATATTTTGAATGTGAAAGATATAAAGTAGAACCATATGTAATAACAGCAGATATATATGGAAGAGAACCATATGTAGGAAGAGGCGGATGGAGCTGGTATACAGGTGCAGCAGGTTGGATGTATAGAGTAGCTATAGAAGGAATACTTGGATTAAAGTTTAAAGGTAATAGAGGATTTGTGATAGAACCTAATATTCCAAATGATTGGAATGGATTTGAGATAGAATATAATAGAGATAAATGTAAGTATATTATAAAAGTAATAAGTGGGGAAGAAGCAAAAGTTTTAGTAGATGGAAATGAGCAAAAGGAAAATATAATTCCACTTTTAAAAGATGGAGTTCATAATGTAGAAGTAGTTATAAAAAGAAAATAA